A single genomic interval of Drosophila virilis strain 15010-1051.87 chromosome 2, Dvir_AGI_RSII-ME, whole genome shotgun sequence harbors:
- the tmod gene encoding tropomodulin isoform X10, which produces MESAVPIAEFQKIKLRPVPRVKRRAPQPPASLKLLKNTSSTTKTTTLTTPAKLYGKDLSEYDDVDVESLLAQLSPEEITILAKEVDPDDNFLPPDQRCSYECTKDATGPLNRKQLIEHINKQAIETPDQPEFEPYVQGKVRGKKWVPPPRDARDIEAEEQIAIDMGEEYEHALNDATQEEIIDLAAILGFHSMMNQDQYHASLLNKGQPVGLGWDGITKSTQQKLFPMDPPNSTDVEESIKRVKDDDSKLIDLNLNNIKNISDEKLEQLFAALPQNEHLEVLSLTNVGLTDKTALLLAEAIEKSKTLRVLNVETNFISPPVIVRLVQALLKCRTIEEFRASNQRSAVLGNKIEMEITNLVEKNSSLLRLGLHLEFNDARHRVAAHLQRNIDRIRVNRLNQRK; this is translated from the exons ATGGAGAGCGCTGTGCCCATCGCTGAGTTTCAGAAGATCAAGCTGCGACCCGTGCCCAGGGTCAAGCGGCGTGCGCCTCAGCCGCCAGCTAGCCTGAAGCTGCTGAAGAAT ACTTCGTCCaccacaaagacaacaacgCTCACCACGCCGGCCAAGCTGTACGGCAAGGATTTGAGCGAATACGACGATGTGGACGTGGAGAGCTTGTTGGCGCAGTTGTCACCCGAGGAGATAACCATACTGGCCAAAGAAGTTGATCCCGAT GACAACTTCCTGCCGCCAGATCAGCGCTGCAGCTACGAGTGCACCAAGGATGCCACTGGGCCGCTGAATCGCAAACAGCTTATCGAGCATATTAACAAGCAGGCAATTGAGACGCCCGATCAGCCGGAGTTCGAGCCCTATGTGCAGGGCAAGGTGCGCGGCAAGAAATGGGTGCCACCGCCGCGTGATGCCCGTGATATTGAGGCAGAGGAACAGATCGCTATTGACATGGGCGAGGAGTATGAGCATGCGCTCAATGATGCCACGCAGGAAGAGATTATCGATTTGGCTGCCATTCTTGGCTTCCACTCGATGATGAATCAGGATCAGTACCATGCCTCGCTGCTGAACAAGGGACAGCCGGTTGGCTTGGGCTGGGATGGCATCACAAAGTCCACACAGCAAAAGCTGTTCCCCATGGATCCGCCCAACAGCACAGATGTTGAGGAGTCGATTAAGCGCGTCAAGGATGATGATTCCAAGCTGATTGACCTGAACTTGAATAACATTAAG AATATATCGGATGAGAAGCTCGAACAACTCTTTGCCGCACTGCCTCAGAATGAACATTTGGAAGTTCTATCGCTGACAAACGTCGGCCTGACCGATAAGACAGCTCTCCTGCTCGCCGAAGCGATCGAGAAAAGCAAAACCCTGAGAGTATTAAATGTTGAAACCAACTTTATCAGTCCGCCCGTAATTGTTAGGCTCGTGCAAGCCCTGCTCAAATGTCGCACCATCGAGGAGTTCAGGGCCTCCAATCAA CGATCTGCGGTGCTTGGCAACAAGATTGAAATGGAGATCACCAATTTGGTGGAGAAGAACTCGTCGCTTCTGCGACTTGGCTTGCATCTGGAGTTCAACGATGCGCGTCATCGCGTGGCCGCCCAT